Below is a window of Bdellovibrionota bacterium DNA.
GCTCAGTGCTGCGGCGAGCCACCCGCCATTTGCTGCGACAATAAGACCTGGATCCGCAGAGACAATACGGGGCCACTGGCGTTGTGGGAACTCCCCACCATGGCCTATGACATCGTCCGAAATAAGATGGTTCTTTATACGGGTTATGATGCGCGGTTTACTTCGGACGGAAGCACATGGGAATGGAACGGTAGCTCGTGGGCAAATGTTACACCCGTACTTGGCGGATTGCCCATCCGTGGCGGGGGGGCGCTAGCCACCAACCCGATCAGCGGAGGGGGTGGGGTGGTTCTTTACGGCGCCTATTATTATTATGACTCGAATTACGTGTGGATATGGGACGGCGTATCGTGGACGACTTTGAATCCCGCAATCATGCCTCCTGCACGTTACAATAATGCCTTGGCTTATGACAGCGACCGCGACCGGGTTGTTCTCTTCGGCGGCAATAGCATCGAACCTCCAAATCCTCCATTTGGGGACACCTGGGAATGGGACGGTACCTCGTGGACGGGCCCCCTTGCCACGTCTGACCCGCGTTATCGCTACAATCATGCGCTGGCCTACGACGACTTTCATTACAATGTCGTTCTCTTCGGGGGTACGGATGATTCGTACGATTTCGACGAGACGCGGTTCTGGGATGGTCTGTCTTGGGGAGACCCTCGAACACCTCTTCATACTCTTAACTCGCGCGCTGGCCACGCGATGGCCTACGATGCCCAATGTCGAAACGTAATCCGCTTTGGAGGTTCGAGAGATGACTTTCTTAGCCATTTCCCAACGGAGACGTGGGCGTGGAACGGTACTTCGTGGGAAATCGTCGCCACAACCGGACCCGGCGCCCGGTGGCACCCCGCGATGGCTTATGACAGTGCACGCGCAAGCGTTGTCCTCTTCGGCGGCAGCGACCCTGTTGAGACAAACCTTACCGATACCTGGGAATGGGCCGTCCCTGAGCCCGTCATCACCGAACAGCCGCTCAGCCAGACAGTCGAGCTAGGCCAATCGGTCACCCTTTCCGTCACAGCTACCAGCGTCAATCCTGAGCTCCACTATTTCTGGTACAAGAATGGCGTATATATTCCCACCGGCGTCAACGCCAGCCTCACGATTAACTCCGCGACGCTCTCCGATGCGGGAGATTACTACGTCAAAATTTCAGACGCCCCCTGCGGCAATACGTTGGCCAGTTCAACGGCGCACCTGACGGTCACCTGCGCTCCGATCACACTTTCGCCTCTCCCGGACTATTACGTTACTGCACCTCAAAGCGTATCTATTACCGTAAGGACCAACGGAACCGGGCCTCTCACGTACCAGTGGCGATATCAAAAGAATCCCCCTTGGGGTTCCTTTCTGAATTTGGGCAACTTCAATAATTATGTCGGCGCCCTCACGCCCACCCTGTCCATTTACAGCACGTCCACATTCGATTCGGGTGTCTACGACGTTGTCATTACGGACGCCTGTAATAATTCGGCCATCAGCCCGCCCGCGACTCTCACAGTTGTCTCAGATTATACCGACCCGATTGTAGGAACCGACCCCGGCCCAGTAAACAGCAGACCTCGTCGTAAGAATCCGAACAGATGACCGAGAAAAGTTGAATTAGCCGCCATTGTTTTCAGATTCAATATTATAGATTTTTGAAATTTCCCAGAGGGTGGGTGATTTTTCTCAATCCTTCCGGAAAGATTCTTCTCCCTTCGGAAGTTCTTTTGCCGGCGCGCGGGTGCTTGTTTTTGAGTTGCGCCTGAAGAAATGGCATAAATGAAGGTATGAGAAACCGGTTTCGTCCGCTTAATTTTATCTTGGGTCTCACGTGTCTAACTCTTTTTGCTTGTGGGGATGAGGTTATCCCTAATACGGGAGATGCCTGTATTCTTCCAGAGTCAGGAGTAACTTTCGTTTGTGAAAATAATGTGGCCACACTAATTTGTGGGAATACGAGCACATACGTTGCTAAGCCAAACGACTACGATTGCAACTGTCCGCAGGCAAATGGCGTTATTACAGGGTCAACGTGTGCTCAGCCTTGAACGTGTTATAGATTTTTGAAATTTCCTAGAGGGCCAAGCGGGTCTACCTGCCGGAGCCCGAGATCATTTGAGCCGACGGCGCTGGGGAGGTTCTTCGGTTGTACGTATAGGTTTGGCCTCGCAGATTGCAGGCGACCAGCGGTTTGTTCCCGTCGTTCACCAAAGAACCACATTTCAAAGAATCGAGAATCGGTCTTAGGAGGCCGGGTTGACGGACACGAGCCATGATTCGAAGGTCCGTGACGGCCGGAACGGCTTCTCGTTCCTCACAGAGATCCGCCACCATGTTCTGCGCCAGCGGAAGTTTGTCGGCGTCGGGATAAGTGGAAACCCACGAATCCGCTGGAATCGACGCGAGCCAATCTGTGAATATTTCCTGCATATGATTATCCCGTTCCTCATCGACGGGCAGGTCATTGGTGGGATAATGCGCCCTAAAACAGCTCACGGCGGGCAAAGTTTTTTCGCGTATGTACTGTTCGAAATGATGTGCAACTTCATGGGCGGTCAGAAAGAATAGCGCGGCTTTGGAATAATGGGGGTTCGCCAGCAGAGCGTAAGGAAGATAAACTATCGTTCGATCGTCAATAGAGAAATAGATTGGCGTCGCTTCGTTGCGCAACTTATCGCCAAAACTTTGATACCGACCGCGCGATGTTTCCCGTATATTATTGTCAACCATCTCTTGATACTTCCGTTGATCCTCGATTATTGCTTTGGGGATTTCGTTTTCGGGGTAGCCGTTATTCCGTAACTTCTTAGCCCAATTATTCGCCCATCCTTCCAGGTCCGAAGCGTCGAAGTAATCATATGTTTTTTGGCGCTTCCGCAATTCTAACGTCTGCCTGAATTCCTCCGGCGTCCTGGCAAAGAGGAACGACGAATTCCAGCGCGACGCGATGGTCGAAGGCGTTACGGACCCGAATGCGATGTCATACCGGGTCTTCACTTGAGCCGTCATATCTTTATACCTTTGAAAATAGTCTTTCTCTTCGTCACGCACGGCAGCATCCGGCTTCTTCCGAAAATCCCCCTCAAGCTTCTGAAGAGGTAGACCGATACCCGTTCGATCCCTGACGTTCGCGATTGGTTTCCGATCGGTTCCGCAGAGCGCTTCGATGACGTCGTCTTCCGTACACTGTCTCCTCGTTTCTTGCGCCTTGGCGGCAGAATTGAATAACCCGATCTGTCCAGTCAAGAGCCCGATATTAAGAGCCAATATCGAGCGGAATGTCGGTCGCTGCTTCATTTCTCTAACTCCATCGGGCCTACGGGGTCATAATACCTGGATCCAGGGCTATTCCGAAAGACCGTCTCAAAGGTTGCGGCCACTCCTTTCGAACTCGGTTCCCACGCCTCATGGTAGACAAAGAACGAGCGTCCCAGGAGCTTGGCACAGGGCGGGCAAACCATTGAAACGAAAGAAGTAAGGGATTTCTCCCACTTACGTTCGATCGCACTGTTCGTTACGTCTACCGCTTTCAACCCGCGTAACGTTTTTTCCGCATCTTTCAGCCTATCGGGCGCATAATTCCGTATTCGGTCTTTCAGGATATCCTGTCCCCCTTTCTTGATGGCGCTTTTTAATTCCGACTCCGCAAGACGTGCCAGGGTGGACGACAGCCGCTCCCCAACTTTTTCCCGAAGCGCACTGTTGAAGTCGTCGCTTCTCATCTCCGGGCTGATATCGTATGAATCTCTCCAGGTCACGTTGTCGTTGATGTATTCCGTGATCCAGACCGTGGTGTTGAGATCGTTACCCGTGAATGCCCTCACCTCTGCAACCTGTCGCTCGTCTGTGATTTCAGGAGAACTCGGAGCCGGCAACGCATTCATCACCGGGACGGAGGAATTTAAAAAGGCCGTCGAAGCAAAATATGGATCGCGCATGATCTGCTCGCCGATTTGAGCGATTCGCGCCGCCACCGCCGAACGCTGCATCGCCTGGTTGTATGCCTCCGGGCTTGTCCAGTACGTGCCGCTCGAGTCTCTGTACCCGGGGTCGTACCCGCCGTACCCGCCGCTGAACGGATCGGATCCGAAGTATGAACCTCCCGAACCCATCCCCGGCCCGAGCGGTCCTCCGAAGTACGTATCGTCATAAGGACTTCCATAGTAGTAAGCCCAAAGATCGATATCGTTGTGCCCGCTGGGATCAATACGATTAATCGGATTGTTGGCATATGCGTAGCGATTCAAGCTCTGGGGGTCCGTCAGCCGGGGAATGATCGTATCGGCGGTAGTGAAAGCGAATCGTTTGGGCGCCATTTCGCGGGCGTTGAAATGAAGCCGGTCGGTCGCCGTGTAATCCGTGGCCTTATCGAGTTTCATCCCCGTAAAGGAGTCTTCCACCGGTTCACTCGCCGGATTCTTTTGGGCGCCAAATTCATAATATTCGTTCCGGGTCACCGGATTCCCTTGCTCATCGGAGACCAGCACGACCGACCGTAAATGATCGGTGTGAATGAACGAAACTTGGCCCGTATCCATATCCCGTTGCGCAATCCCGTACTTGCGGGTTTTTCTCCCGTTGATCATCTCGGTGGTGCCAAAAAAGCGGCGATCCTCGACGATGTTTCCGCCCGCGTCCTTGACGACTTTGCGGACCCGGACATTGTCGGCGTCATACTCGTATTCGGTGCTGTAGCCGGAGACGTCGGTCACCCGCTCGAGCATGTTGGCGGGGGTATACTCCAGCCGCTCGATGCGTGTTTCAGGGACTGTGCGTGTATCGTACGTCGCGATGAGGTTTCCATTTAGGTCGTACTCGTGCCGATAAACGCCGTCACTCTTTAGGGCATGTACGGGGCCGGGGCCGCTATAGGACATCGCAAGGGATGTGGGGGGAAGCGTCATGGCGGACGCGGTATTCGATGGATTCGAGGTTGTCGCACTTTGGTAAGCCTTCACAGCATAAGTAAACGTCGTTCCCGCTGAGAGTCCGGTATCCAAATAGGAAGTAGCGGCCAAGTCCACTGTGGCGACGGACGTCGCGCCGCCGTTGCGATAGATCTTGTACCCCGCGATTCCGGAAACCCCTGTCGAAGGTCCCCAGCTCAGATGGATCTGCGTCTGTCCTGCCCCGCTTGCCGTCAAATTCGTGGGAGCGGTGATATTCACAAAGGAGACGGGGACCGTTTTTGAAAAATTGAACGTTGCATTGGCGCCCGTGACATTCTTCGTGGCGGCCGCGGTCGAGTGCAAATACACAATGGCCACGCCCTGGCTATTTGTCGGGACAACGGGCGATATCGGTAAGGTGCTTCCCGAGCCACAGCCGGTTTTCCAGGTTGCACCGGTCGTGGGGCTGACCGAGAAATTTACGTTAACCCCCTCTATGGGAACTCTTAGGCTGGACCCATCCGTCACGGTGGCCTTGATTTGGGAGCAAAGTTGGCCGTTGGCGAGGATTTCACTGTTCGGAGAAGCCTCCAGCGTTTCTTGTAATGTGATCGCCTGCGCCGACGGGAGGATTTGATCGGCGATCCACGACGCTATCCTCAAGAGCCATTTCTTCTCCATCCGTCCCGAAATTATTTTTCCTTTTCCGGAACCCCTGCCTCCTGGGGTCGGTGTCGGCGTGGGCGTAACAATAGGCGTGGGCGAAGGGGACGGCGCAGGCGGGGGAAGGACCGAAACCGGCGCATACGGTTTTCCGTACGGTTCGTACGGGCCTTCCATCGACGTCATTCGTCCCATCAGGTCATATTCGTAATTCCTGATTTCCGAAAGACCGCTGGCCAGGTTTTGTACATCGGCCTCCTTGAGCCGGTCGAGACCATCGTAGACGTATCGGCTGTCGCGACCGTTTGCGTCGTCGATGACGTTTATCAGATTTCGGTTCCGATCGAACTCAACATAAGAGTAATCGAGCAGATTCGATTTCGGACTGTTGAGCGTGGCCGGGCCGTCGATTCGGGTCCGGCTCAACGTCTGTTGATCGCCCAGGTTGTAGAAGAACTTAGACATTAGGCCGTTGCCGTGAATTAAGCTCTGCGTTTTCCCCAGCGTGTCGTAAACAAAATTGCTCGCCAGTACGTTCGATCCGGGGAGATCGCTGGTGATCCCCAGGAGCCTTCCCGTTCTTTCCTGGAACTGGTAGGTGACGATCTCCGGCCGGTAGCTTCCCGCATCGTAGACGATATCCAGCGTCGGGGCGGCGTCGTTGTATATGAATCCTGTTTCTATTTTGTTATCGATGCCGTTCCCGCTTCCGATCCACTGCTCCACCAACGTCGGTCTCCCCAATTCATCGTACGTGTAATGCAAGGCTGCGTTCTGGTTGGAAACCCGGAGAATTTCTCCAACGCTCGCGCCGATCGGCGTGTGGTTGATCGGATCGACGTCGTACGCATACGTGTTGTACGACTCCACCTGGCTGGGAGAAATCAGGCTCTTGTGAATCACCCGGCCCAGATCATCGTATTCGAGTTGGGTGCGGTTCCCCATGGCATCTTGCTGCTCCACGAGGTTTCCGAGATCGTCGTAGCTGTAGGTCCACTCGCCCATGTCGTCGTCGACGGTTTTTCGTTTTTGGTCGAACGCATCAAAGGCAGCCGAAGTGGTGTACCTTCCTTGGTCGTCGATCATTTGAATGACATTCCCCAGAAAGTCGTACGCGTAACTCACCGAATGAGCCTCGACTAC
It encodes the following:
- a CDS encoding RHS repeat-associated core domain-containing protein, which encodes EYGRAKTTTDPNGIVSEVFYDPFQRAYRNTVSVGGVIQNESATDFLGLCDQACTTAPEADGSWATLKLPKNQRIRSKASQYRLQPAANWPWTETWFNALGQAYLKKSASKDNNGIDRVVIAETQFEAGTGRPWKASPAYQEGTPTPASNLWSVTSYDHIGRAYQVQYPSPTGEPLIHSVSQTVDPALHRIKTTSFGPMNVPGQPLHSKESYADVEGRVRKVVEYVENPEGVVEAHSVSYAYDFLGNVIQMIDDQGRYTTSAAFDAFDQKRKTVDDDMGEWTYSYDDLGNLVEQQDAMGNRTQLEYDDLGRVIHKSLISPSQVESYNTYAYDVDPINHTPIGASVGEILRVSNQNAALHYTYDELGRPTLVEQWIGSGNGIDNKIETGFIYNDAAPTLDIVYDAGSYRPEIVTYQFQERTGRLLGITSDLPGSNVLASNFVYDTLGKTQSLIHGNGLMSKFFYNLGDQQTLSRTRIDGPATLNSPKSNLLDYSYVEFDRNRNLINVIDDANGRDSRYVYDGLDRLKEADVQNLASGLSEIRNYEYDLMGRMTSMEGPYEPYGKPYAPVSVLPPPAPSPSPTPIVTPTPTPTPGGRGSGKGKIISGRMEKKWLLRIASWIADQILPSAQAITLQETLEASPNSEILANGQLCSQIKATVTDGSSLRVPIEGVNVNFSVSPTTGATWKTGCGSGSTLPISPVVPTNSQGVAIVYLHSTAAATKNVTGANATFNFSKTVPVSFVNITAPTNLTASGAGQTQIHLSWGPSTGVSGIAGYKIYRNGGATSVATVDLAATSYLDTGLSAGTTFTYAVKAYQSATTSNPSNTASAMTLPPTSLAMSYSGPGPVHALKSDGVYRHEYDLNGNLIATYDTRTVPETRIERLEYTPANMLERVTDVSGYSTEYEYDADNVRVRKVVKDAGGNIVEDRRFFGTTEMINGRKTRKYGIAQRDMDTGQVSFIHTDHLRSVVLVSDEQGNPVTRNEYYEFGAQKNPASEPVEDSFTGMKLDKATDYTATDRLHFNAREMAPKRFAFTTADTIIPRLTDPQSLNRYAYANNPINRIDPSGHNDIDLWAYYYGSPYDDTYFGGPLGPGMGSGGSYFGSDPFSGGYGGYDPGYRDSSGTYWTSPEAYNQAMQRSAVAARIAQIGEQIMRDPYFASTAFLNSSVPVMNALPAPSSPEITDERQVAEVRAFTGNDLNTTVWITEYINDNVTWRDSYDISPEMRSDDFNSALREKVGERLSSTLARLAESELKSAIKKGGQDILKDRIRNYAPDRLKDAEKTLRGLKAVDVTNSAIERKWEKSLTSFVSMVCPPCAKLLGRSFFVYHEAWEPSSKGVAATFETVFRNSPGSRYYDPVGPMELEK
- a CDS encoding immunoglobulin domain-containing protein produces the protein MRPLSITRLAGLLITFFIFASPTRGQAQCCGEPPAICCDNKTWIRRDNTGPLALWELPTMAYDIVRNKMVLYTGYDARFTSDGSTWEWNGSSWANVTPVLGGLPIRGGGALATNPISGGGGVVLYGAYYYYDSNYVWIWDGVSWTTLNPAIMPPARYNNALAYDSDRDRVVLFGGNSIEPPNPPFGDTWEWDGTSWTGPLATSDPRYRYNHALAYDDFHYNVVLFGGTDDSYDFDETRFWDGLSWGDPRTPLHTLNSRAGHAMAYDAQCRNVIRFGGSRDDFLSHFPTETWAWNGTSWEIVATTGPGARWHPAMAYDSARASVVLFGGSDPVETNLTDTWEWAVPEPVITEQPLSQTVELGQSVTLSVTATSVNPELHYFWYKNGVYIPTGVNASLTINSATLSDAGDYYVKISDAPCGNTLASSTAHLTVTCAPITLSPLPDYYVTAPQSVSITVRTNGTGPLTYQWRYQKNPPWGSFLNLGNFNNYVGALTPTLSIYSTSTFDSGVYDVVITDACNNSAISPPATLTVVSDYTDPIVGTDPGPVNSRPRRKNPNR